In one Gossypium hirsutum isolate 1008001.06 chromosome D09, Gossypium_hirsutum_v2.1, whole genome shotgun sequence genomic region, the following are encoded:
- the LOC107892819 gene encoding pathogenesis-related thaumatin-like protein 3.5, with translation MFLSHHVFLIILALFVSMSHCCTFTISNNCPYTIWPGTLAGSGSPPLQTTGFRLDAGQSVRIPSVPAGWSGRIWGRTGCKFDANGVGLCQTGDCGGRLQCDGNGATPPASLFEITLGSGNEQDFYDVSLVDGYNLPIFAAPRGVHGSCNATGCSSDLNLRCPKELQVVGGAGGGGAGRVVACKSACEAFGLDQYCCSGEFGNPTTCRPSFYSTIFKKACPRAYSYAYDDGTSTFTCKAFDYLILFCPNSHSPNRSYNGYTPPPYEDGTKGKVMHTASSSNIPFPFPFFIFLLALIMFF, from the exons ATGTTTCTTAGTCATCATGTCTTCCTTATTATCCTCGCACTGTTCGTTTCCATGTCCCATTGTTGCACTTTCACAATATCAAACAACTGTCCTTACACCATATGGCCTGGAACACTGGCCGGTTCAGGGTCTCCGCCGCTTCAAACGACGGGGTTTCGGTTGGATGCCGGCCAAAGTGTTCGAATCCCGTCGGTTCCTGCGGGGTGGTCTGGTCGGATTTGGGGTAGGACAGGTTGCAAGTTTGATGCCAATGGTGTAGGGTTATGTCAGACCGGTGATTGTGGGGGAAGGCTCCAGTGTGACGGCAATGGTGCTACACCGCCGGCGTCTCTTTTTGAGATAACACTGGGGTCGGGAAATGAACAAGATTTTTACGATGTTAGCCTTGTGGATGGCTATAATTTGCCTATTTTTGCTGCACCTCGTGGCGTTCATGGCTCATGCAATGCCACTGGCTGTTCTTCTGATCTTAATCTGC gtTGTCCTAAAGAGCTTCAAGTGGTGGGGGGAGCTGGTGGGGGTGGGGCGGGGAGAGTGGTGGCATGCAAAAGTGCATGCGAAGCATTTGGGCTAGACCAATATTGCTGCAGTGGTGAATTTGGTAACCCAACAACATGCAGGCCTTCATTTTATTCAACCATATTCAAAAAGGCTTGCCCTAGGGCTTACAGTTATGCCTATGATGATGGCACCAGCACTTTCACTTGCAAGGCCTTTGATTATCTCATCCTTTTCTGCCCTAATTCTCACAGCCCGAATAGATCATATAATGGATATACGCCTCCACCTTACGAGGATGGGACCAAAGGCAAAGTCATGCACACCGCTTCCTCATCAAATATACCCTTTCCCTTTccatttttcatctttcttcttgcaCTCATCATGTTCTTTtga